The following proteins are encoded in a genomic region of Arachis stenosperma cultivar V10309 chromosome 4, arast.V10309.gnm1.PFL2, whole genome shotgun sequence:
- the LOC130974530 gene encoding putative F-box protein At1g67623: protein MAESSQKDRKKVDVSVQHKYPLNLLPRKIWSRIATMVASNSIEDLFNMQATCKAFLGAASSDAVYKHATMSYKLLVYFLIYLDGPERRFLDRCVEVGNMDAILRQEFMEYFWFDCHDKGMELLARASTKGSIEVSYLCAMCLLCGHEDKDEVQMGVQMIEVIHTSRQVERFREFLTDIFYDVRVFFEMFAFE from the coding sequence ATGGCTGAAAGTTCCCAAAAGGacagaaagaaagtggacgtatcCGTTCAGCACAAATATCCGTTGAATCTTCTTCCTCGCAAAATATGGTCGAGGATTGCCACGATGGTTGCATCGAATTCGATTGAGGATCTGTTCAATATGCAGGCGACGTGTAAGGCATTCCTGGGTGCGGCAAGTTCAGACGCTGTATACAAGCATGCGACGATGTCCTATAAACTGTTAGTGTACTTTTTAATTTACCTCGACGGGCCTGAAAGGAGATTCCTTGATCGTTGTGTGGAAGTAGGAAATATGGATGCTATACTCCGGCAGGAGTTTATGGAGTATTTCTGGTTTGACTGCCATGATAAAGGGATGGAACTGCTTGCTAGGGCCTCAACAAAGGGCAGCATCGAAGTCAGTTACTTGTGTGCCATGTGCCTACTGTGCGGACATGAAGACAAAGATGAAGTGCAAATGGGTGTTCAAATGATTGAGGTTATCCATACTTCTAGGCAGGTCGAGAGGTTCAGGGAGTTCTTGACGGACATTTTCTACGATGTCAGGGTGTTCTTCGAAATGTTTGCATTTGAATGA